A DNA window from Spirochaetota bacterium contains the following coding sequences:
- a CDS encoding TetR/AcrR family transcriptional regulator yields the protein MVTKNLAREEMRKTQILEAAYEVIALKGCSDFTLEDVANTAGLSKGGILHYFKTKEDILVSLLVMIYTAVEDIITKRAERYRTPERKLKAIIIAYIVAAKRNPAIYPVMIHFTAQMTINERIKDINNKITELMFNEIKKVIEIGIKKGVFNNVNSSNTAYVITSMIAVIAIQWTFNKSQYNIDQMTRTCLAMIMAYLKK from the coding sequence ATGGTTACGAAAAACTTAGCAAGGGAAGAGATGCGTAAGACTCAGATTCTTGAAGCAGCCTATGAGGTAATTGCCCTAAAGGGGTGTAGTGATTTTACATTGGAGGATGTTGCTAATACAGCCGGTTTATCCAAGGGAGGAATTCTTCACTATTTTAAGACTAAAGAGGATATTTTAGTGAGCTTGCTTGTAATGATCTATACAGCGGTTGAGGATATTATTACAAAGAGAGCAGAAAGGTATAGAACTCCTGAAAGGAAGCTGAAAGCTATAATAATCGCCTATATTGTAGCAGCAAAGAGAAATCCAGCGATATATCCTGTTATGATTCATTTTACAGCACAAATGACCATAAATGAAAGAATAAAGGATATTAATAATAAGATCACTGAATTGATGTTCAATGAGATAAAGAAGGTTATTGAAATTGGTATTAAAAAGGGAGTCTTTAATAATGTAAACTCTTCCAATACAGCGTATGTCATCACATCTATGATCGCTGTTATTGCCATTCAATGGACTTTTAATAAGTCTCAATATAATATTGATCAGATGACACGAACCTGCTTAGCCATGATAATGGCATATCTGAAGAAATAA
- a CDS encoding radical SAM protein translates to MKYIFGPVNSRRLGLSLGIDLVPYKTCTLNCIYCECGETSNLTSRIDEYVPTDGVIAELSEYLSVRPTLDVLTFSGSGEPTLHSGIKRIITFLKESYSEYRVALLTNGTLFYNKDVRESVLGADIIIPSIDAISEGVFDKITRPISGIDVKTVINGLIELRKEYCGEIILEIFIVPGINDRRSEIEGIRDACLRIRPDRIHLNTLDRPGSEEWIEAATIDSLQEIKYNLAPLVVEIVGSQDAYKDHCKQADDIQCRASSVQHVHRHSVLNNDEIDVGLKEVSKAVLSTIERRPSTLNDLSIILGIEKPKLTESLQYLLINDKIEERSTKRGSFYRLKRVGFN, encoded by the coding sequence GTGAAATATATATTCGGTCCAGTTAATTCAAGGAGACTCGGTCTATCTTTAGGTATTGATTTAGTCCCATACAAAACATGCACACTAAACTGTATATATTGTGAATGTGGGGAGACGAGCAATCTAACTTCAAGAATAGATGAATATGTGCCTACGGATGGGGTTATAGCGGAGCTAAGTGAATATCTATCGGTCAGACCAACCCTTGATGTGCTTACTTTTTCAGGCTCAGGGGAACCAACCCTTCATAGTGGTATTAAAAGGATAATCACTTTTTTAAAGGAGAGTTATTCAGAATACAGAGTCGCGCTTTTGACCAACGGAACCCTGTTCTATAATAAAGATGTGAGAGAATCAGTATTGGGCGCTGATATTATTATTCCATCAATAGATGCTATCAGTGAAGGTGTCTTTGATAAAATTACAAGGCCCATTTCAGGGATAGATGTAAAGACTGTGATTAACGGGTTGATTGAACTCAGGAAGGAGTATTGTGGTGAGATTATTCTTGAGATTTTTATTGTTCCTGGAATTAATGATCGTAGATCAGAAATTGAGGGAATTCGAGATGCTTGTTTAAGGATAAGACCTGACAGAATTCATCTCAATACACTTGACAGACCGGGTTCAGAGGAATGGATTGAGGCTGCTACAATAGATAGCTTACAGGAAATTAAATATAATCTAGCTCCCCTTGTGGTTGAAATAGTTGGCTCGCAGGACGCTTACAAGGATCACTGTAAACAAGCTGACGATATCCAATGTCGCGCTTCCTCTGTGCAGCATGTGCATCGACATTCTGTGCTCAACAATGATGAGATAGATGTTGGATTAAAGGAAGTATCAAAGGCTGTGCTCTCTACAATTGAACGAAGGCCATCAACCCTTAATGATTTATCGATTATACTTGGAATTGAAAAGCCTAAGTTAACAGAGTCGCTGCAATATCTATTGATAAATGATAAAATAGAAGAGAGGAGTACCAAAAGGGGTAGCTTCTATAGACTTAAGAGGGTAGGATTTAATTAA
- a CDS encoding UPF0280 family protein — protein sequence MRFSNRFYRDYSNTLRWKSFGVRVETTDLFIRARKDLSEYAKGIVEQNREEIREHILRQDCFLTSLQPVTRCEGVPAIIENMYSASEIANVGPMAAVAGAIAESVGMELLGQSEEVIVENGGDIYLKVVEPVVISIYVGDSPFSGRIGIRIDPDETPMGICTSSGKIGHSISFGRADAATIISYNTALSDAVATGMCNMVTAEDNIETAIEYAMSISKVRGAVVIYGDKLAAKGDVEFANPY from the coding sequence ATGAGGTTTAGTAATAGATTTTATAGAGATTATTCAAATACATTGAGATGGAAGAGTTTTGGAGTAAGGGTTGAAACTACAGATCTCTTTATTAGAGCGAGAAAGGATCTTTCTGAATATGCTAAAGGGATAGTTGAACAGAATAGAGAGGAAATAAGAGAACACATCCTGAGACAGGATTGTTTTTTAACATCTTTACAGCCTGTGACAAGGTGTGAGGGTGTTCCGGCAATTATTGAGAACATGTATAGCGCATCTGAGATCGCAAATGTTGGCCCTATGGCTGCTGTCGCAGGGGCAATTGCAGAGTCTGTTGGAATGGAGTTGCTTGGTCAATCAGAGGAGGTCATAGTAGAAAATGGGGGAGATATCTACTTGAAGGTAGTTGAGCCGGTTGTAATATCAATTTATGTAGGTGATTCCCCCTTTTCGGGGAGGATTGGGATAAGAATTGATCCGGATGAAACTCCAATGGGTATCTGCACATCATCTGGAAAAATTGGGCACTCCATTAGCTTTGGGAGGGCAGATGCTGCCACAATCATTTCATACAATACAGCCCTATCAGACGCTGTGGCCACGGGCATGTGCAATATGGTAACAGCAGAAGATAATATTGAGACAGCGATTGAATATGCGATGAGCATTAGTAAAGTAAGGGGAGCGGTTGTGATTTATGGAGATAAGTTAGCAGCCAAAGGGGATGTGGAATTCGCAAATCCCTATTAA
- a CDS encoding homocysteine biosynthesis protein: MSGSGIKRDLDEINKKIREGSVVVVNAEEMTNIVADEGPKNAYKKVDVVTTGTFGTMCSSGAFINFGHTKPKIKASKVWFNDVDAYGGIAAVDCYLGATQVQEDDPLNRVHPGRFKYGGGHVIEDLISGRRVKLKVKGYGTDCYPLREYNAEVKINDLRDAFLYNPRNAYQNYNCAVNLSNRTIYTYMGILRPNMGNATYSSAGQLSPLLNDPFYWTVGIGTKIFLGGTVGVVSWRGTQHAPLAKRGGNGMVREGAGTIAVTGDMKGMSQNFIKGASLTGYGCSLMVGIGIPIPIVNEEMAYFTGISDRDIYCQVVDYGTDYPNAIERSLGEVSYAELKSGKIEIMGKTVPTAPLSSYPKALQIADILKGWISEGCFSLGSPQIFLPSAQFKGDFF; the protein is encoded by the coding sequence ATGAGCGGATCAGGGATCAAGAGGGATTTGGATGAAATAAACAAAAAGATAAGGGAAGGGAGCGTTGTGGTAGTCAATGCGGAAGAGATGACTAATATCGTTGCAGATGAAGGTCCGAAAAATGCATATAAGAAGGTTGATGTAGTAACAACAGGGACCTTTGGGACTATGTGTTCTTCTGGGGCTTTCATCAATTTTGGACATACAAAACCAAAAATAAAGGCATCTAAGGTGTGGTTTAATGATGTGGATGCCTATGGAGGGATTGCAGCGGTTGATTGTTATCTTGGAGCCACCCAGGTACAGGAGGATGATCCTTTAAACAGAGTCCATCCTGGAAGATTCAAATATGGTGGTGGTCATGTAATTGAGGATTTAATCTCAGGTAGGAGGGTCAAGCTTAAGGTGAAGGGTTATGGAACCGATTGCTATCCGCTTAGGGAATATAATGCTGAAGTGAAAATAAATGATTTGAGGGATGCTTTTCTCTATAATCCGAGGAATGCCTATCAGAATTATAATTGTGCTGTAAATCTATCTAATAGGACGATCTATACGTATATGGGAATACTAAGGCCAAATATGGGAAATGCAACCTATTCAAGCGCTGGACAACTTAGCCCGCTCCTTAACGATCCATTTTACTGGACTGTTGGTATTGGAACAAAGATTTTTCTTGGAGGCACGGTTGGGGTTGTTAGTTGGAGAGGCACCCAACATGCCCCTTTGGCAAAAAGGGGAGGAAATGGCATGGTAAGGGAAGGTGCCGGCACAATTGCAGTAACTGGAGATATGAAGGGGATGTCTCAAAATTTTATCAAGGGAGCCTCGTTAACAGGGTATGGATGTTCATTAATGGTTGGAATCGGAATACCCATTCCAATAGTAAACGAGGAGATGGCCTACTTTACTGGAATATCTGATCGCGATATCTACTGCCAGGTGGTTGATTATGGAACTGATTATCCAAACGCCATTGAGAGATCATTAGGGGAGGTCAGCTATGCTGAACTAAAATCTGGTAAAATTGAGATTATGGGAAAAACAGTACCAACTGCGCCGCTCTCCAGTTATCCTAAGGCTTTGCAGATAGCAGATATACTTAAAGGATGGATATCTGAAGGTTGCTTTAGTCTTGGCTCACCTCAGATATTTCTTCCATCAGCGCAATTCAAAGGCGATTTTTTTTAA
- the aat gene encoding leucyl/phenylalanyl-tRNA--protein transferase, translating to MMIFKLGKENIFPPVHLAEENGILAVGGDLSPERLLEAYRCGIFPWFSEGDPYIWWSPNPRFVLYPKELAVSKSMRKVLRREIFHITYDLCFNDVIQGCKIAKRRDPGTWITDEMMAAYIKLHDQGYAHSIEAWKDGVLAGGLYGVSLGRCFFGESMFSNCSNSSKAAFISLVRKLGELRFIIDCQVYTDHLHSLGARMIPRSRFIQILDKALLSETLIGNWGSMPFFYS from the coding sequence ATAATGATCTTTAAGCTAGGGAAGGAGAATATCTTTCCGCCAGTGCATCTTGCTGAAGAGAATGGGATACTTGCGGTTGGAGGAGATCTCTCCCCTGAAAGATTACTAGAGGCTTATAGATGCGGTATCTTTCCATGGTTCTCTGAGGGCGATCCCTACATCTGGTGGTCTCCGAATCCCCGGTTTGTATTATATCCCAAGGAGCTGGCTGTATCAAAGAGCATGAGAAAAGTTCTCAGGAGGGAGATCTTTCATATTACATATGACTTATGCTTTAATGATGTAATCCAGGGCTGCAAGATCGCAAAGAGAAGAGACCCTGGAACATGGATAACCGATGAAATGATGGCTGCCTATATCAAACTCCATGACCAGGGATATGCTCACTCGATAGAGGCGTGGAAGGATGGTGTGCTTGCCGGTGGTTTATACGGTGTTTCACTTGGTCGGTGTTTTTTTGGAGAGTCGATGTTTTCAAACTGCAGCAATTCATCAAAAGCAGCTTTCATCTCACTTGTTAGGAAACTAGGGGAATTGAGATTTATCATTGACTGTCAGGTATATACAGATCATTTACACAGCCTTGGAGCAAGAATGATTCCGAGATCAAGGTTTATCCAAATTTTAGATAAAGCGCTGCTATCTGAGACGTTAATAGGGAATTGGGGTTCTATGCCTTTTTTTTATTCATAA
- the clpA gene encoding ATP-dependent Clp protease ATP-binding subunit ClpA, with protein sequence MKISDQLNQILMAAFNEAKMRNHEYLTPEHILYSSLFFEDGRKIIQSCGVDVGKMKKMIVDHFTQRVPTVQDVEPIQSVGFQNMMARAIWHTTSAEKDELDIGDVFIAMFDEKESYASYFLSIEGINRMDILSFISHGVPVIPDDSFVTEETDNGDEGESKSKALRAFTNELTEKARSGVMDPLIGREDVIERTLQVLCRRLKNNPIHVGDPGVGKTAITEGLAQLIAKDEVPRLLKNVKIYSLDMGALLAGTRYRGDFEERLKKVLNELKKEKHVILFIDEIHTIVGAGAVSGGSMDASNILKPILASGEMRCIGSTTYEDYKKHFEKDHALSRRFQKIEIMEPTVEDTFQILLGLRERYEQHHKIKYEDSALHAAAELSAKYINDRYLPDKAIDVIDEAGAFVRMHSVDDEETTIEVVDIERIVAKIARIPEKSLTSTETNRLKNLERELQGIIFGQDQAISRVCEAIKRSRAGFREPEKPIASFLFVGPTGVGKTELTRQLSIILGIALHRFDMSEYQEKHTVARLIGSPPGYVGYEEGGLLTDAIRRSPHAVLLFDEIEKAHSDIFNTLLQIMDYATLTENSGKKVDFRNVIIIMTSNAGTREIGKHMLGFEERRISDDAVSSAVERIFSPEFRNRLDDVVTFNDLSERIVQKIVKKAIAEFSLQLKEKNISFDVAEECFEWLAQKAYSPDFGAREVSRLVQDKIKSFFIDEVLFGRLTDGGNARAEVENDDIKITIVDN encoded by the coding sequence ATGAAAATAAGTGATCAGCTCAATCAAATCTTAATGGCGGCCTTCAATGAGGCAAAGATGAGGAATCATGAATATCTAACTCCTGAGCATATATTATACTCATCCCTTTTTTTTGAAGATGGGAGAAAAATTATTCAATCCTGTGGGGTGGATGTCGGTAAGATGAAGAAGATGATAGTAGATCATTTTACACAAAGGGTGCCAACTGTTCAGGATGTTGAGCCAATCCAATCTGTAGGATTTCAGAACATGATGGCTAGAGCTATATGGCATACAACATCTGCAGAAAAGGATGAATTGGACATTGGGGATGTTTTTATTGCCATGTTTGACGAAAAGGAGTCCTATGCCTCCTATTTTTTAAGCATAGAGGGCATAAACAGAATGGATATTCTGAGTTTTATATCCCATGGGGTGCCTGTAATTCCAGATGATTCATTTGTGACTGAAGAGACGGATAATGGGGATGAGGGGGAGAGTAAGAGCAAGGCCCTTCGTGCTTTTACCAATGAGCTTACAGAGAAGGCCAGAAGCGGGGTGATGGATCCTCTTATTGGAAGGGAGGATGTTATTGAGCGAACGCTTCAGGTTTTGTGCAGAAGGCTAAAGAATAATCCGATTCATGTAGGGGATCCAGGGGTAGGGAAGACAGCTATAACCGAGGGGTTGGCACAATTAATAGCGAAGGATGAAGTTCCCAGGTTGCTGAAAAATGTAAAGATATATTCTCTGGACATGGGGGCACTCCTTGCTGGCACAAGGTATAGGGGAGATTTCGAAGAGAGGCTGAAGAAGGTGTTGAATGAGCTTAAGAAGGAGAAGCATGTAATCCTCTTTATTGATGAAATCCATACAATAGTGGGAGCGGGCGCTGTTTCGGGCGGTTCAATGGATGCTTCAAATATATTGAAGCCGATATTGGCCTCTGGCGAGATGCGATGCATCGGTTCCACAACTTATGAGGATTATAAGAAACACTTTGAAAAGGATCATGCCCTCTCCAGGCGGTTTCAGAAGATTGAGATAATGGAGCCTACTGTTGAGGATACATTTCAAATACTATTGGGTCTTAGGGAGAGATATGAGCAGCATCATAAGATAAAATATGAGGATTCAGCGCTACACGCTGCTGCTGAACTCTCTGCTAAATACATCAATGACCGTTATTTGCCAGATAAGGCGATTGATGTGATTGATGAGGCAGGGGCTTTTGTTCGGATGCATAGCGTAGATGATGAAGAGACGACAATCGAGGTGGTTGATATTGAAAGGATTGTTGCTAAGATAGCAAGGATACCTGAAAAGAGTTTAACATCAACAGAGACCAATAGGCTTAAGAATCTTGAGAGAGAGCTACAGGGTATAATATTCGGCCAGGATCAGGCTATTTCGCGTGTTTGCGAGGCCATCAAGAGGAGTCGCGCAGGTTTTCGTGAACCAGAGAAACCTATAGCTTCCTTCCTCTTTGTAGGCCCAACCGGCGTAGGCAAAACAGAACTTACAAGACAGCTCTCAATAATTCTTGGTATTGCTCTTCACCGATTTGATATGAGCGAATACCAGGAGAAGCATACAGTAGCAAGACTAATAGGATCGCCTCCAGGGTATGTAGGCTATGAGGAGGGAGGGCTGTTGACGGATGCTATTAGGAGAAGTCCTCATGCTGTGCTTCTATTCGATGAGATCGAGAAGGCCCATTCGGATATTTTTAATACCCTTCTACAGATAATGGATTATGCCACCCTAACGGAGAATAGCGGCAAGAAGGTTGATTTTCGTAATGTGATAATTATTATGACTTCAAATGCCGGAACGAGAGAGATAGGAAAGCATATGCTGGGTTTTGAAGAGCGTAGGATTTCGGATGACGCAGTATCATCGGCTGTTGAGAGGATATTCTCCCCTGAGTTCAGAAACCGTCTCGATGATGTTGTTACCTTTAATGATTTGAGTGAACGGATTGTTCAGAAAATTGTAAAGAAGGCTATTGCTGAATTTAGCCTTCAATTGAAGGAGAAGAATATAAGCTTTGATGTTGCAGAGGAGTGCTTTGAATGGCTTGCTCAAAAGGCATATTCGCCGGATTTTGGCGCAAGAGAGGTGTCAAGGCTTGTTCAGGATAAGATCAAGAGCTTTTTTATTGATGAGGTGCTTTTTGGTAGATTGACTGATGGCGGGAATGCCCGTGCTGAGGTTGAGAATGATGATATAAAAATTACTATTGTGGATAATTAG
- the clpS gene encoding ATP-dependent Clp protease adapter ClpS: MSKNNEYNDQHEGFTQLDTRDKLKEPSMYRVIMHNDHYTTMDFVVEVLMKIFHKSAAEATKIMLDIHKKGKGICGVYTYDIALTKITQVHQLAKQCEFPLKCSYEKV, encoded by the coding sequence ATGTCTAAGAATAATGAATATAATGATCAACATGAAGGATTTACTCAGTTAGATACTAGGGATAAATTAAAAGAACCGAGTATGTACAGAGTGATTATGCATAACGATCATTATACTACAATGGATTTTGTCGTTGAAGTTTTAATGAAGATTTTTCATAAAAGTGCGGCTGAGGCAACGAAAATAATGTTAGACATACATAAGAAGGGAAAGGGTATCTGTGGGGTATATACCTATGATATAGCGTTAACCAAGATAACCCAGGTTCATCAATTAGCAAAGCAATGTGAATTTCCACTCAAATGTAGCTATGAAAAGGTTTGA
- a CDS encoding cell division protein ZapA → MENKMKVSIYGSTYNIQGDALPDYILQLADYVDGRMRDVSKNVSSGNLAQIAILAALNIADEFFQLQEMRSDITHELERKTKTLISMLDEGLIGDVFSNINAVPV, encoded by the coding sequence GTGGAAAATAAAATGAAGGTATCCATATATGGGAGTACCTATAATATTCAAGGGGATGCATTGCCTGATTATATTCTTCAATTAGCCGACTATGTTGATGGAAGGATGAGGGATGTAAGCAAGAATGTCTCCAGTGGCAACTTGGCACAGATCGCAATTCTTGCAGCTTTAAACATTGCTGATGAATTTTTTCAGTTACAAGAGATGAGGAGTGACATAACGCATGAATTGGAGAGAAAGACAAAAACCTTAATATCCATGTTGGATGAGGGCTTAATTGGCGATGTTTTCTCTAATATAAATGCCGTTCCAGTTTGA
- the rplT gene encoding 50S ribosomal protein L20, which translates to MPRARSGIIHRRKRRKVLKDVKGFYGARSKLYRTAMDARRRALQNSYIDRRRKKRDFRSLWIIRINAAARISGISYSKLIAGLKAVDIKINRKMLAELAVSDLNAFQKIVDRINERA; encoded by the coding sequence ATGCCACGGGCGAGAAGCGGGATAATACACAGAAGAAAGCGAAGAAAGGTTTTAAAGGATGTCAAAGGATTTTATGGCGCTAGGAGTAAACTATATAGAACAGCCATGGATGCAAGAAGAAGGGCTCTGCAAAATTCCTATATAGACAGAAGAAGGAAGAAGAGGGATTTTAGATCTCTCTGGATCATAAGAATAAATGCTGCCGCCAGGATATCCGGAATATCTTATAGTAAATTAATTGCTGGCCTAAAGGCAGTAGATATAAAAATAAATAGAAAGATGCTTGCTGAGTTGGCTGTGAGTGATCTCAATGCATTTCAGAAGATCGTTGATAGGATAAATGAGAGGGCTTAA
- the rpmI gene encoding 50S ribosomal protein L35, protein MPKIKTNKGAKKRFKLTKSGRIKRANAYKSHLLESKSSNRKRKLRQSSIVAASDEKKIKRMLPYG, encoded by the coding sequence GTGCCAAAGATAAAGACTAATAAGGGCGCAAAGAAAAGATTTAAGTTGACTAAAAGCGGAAGGATCAAGAGAGCTAATGCATATAAAAGCCATTTGCTTGAAAGCAAATCCTCAAATAGGAAGAGAAAACTTCGACAATCAAGTATTGTTGCTGCCAGTGATGAGAAAAAAATTAAGAGAATGCTTCCTTATGGCTAA
- the infC gene encoding translation initiation factor IF-3: MIGRFVISTSSSKKSKKYRINEEIRAKNVRFVGQEGGPKIIPLTEALEIARQSSLDLVEISPDQDPPVVKTIDYSRFKFDQIKKAKASKKKQKIVHLKEIKMRPGIDTHDYEHKIKHARSFIDNGDKVKFTIMFRGREIVHSELGFEVMNNIRSDFKEIALIEKEPSKEGRNITMIIGPMPSGSKKKKKQSVNSSEVESAKDKD, translated from the coding sequence ATTATAGGGAGGTTCGTTATAAGCACAAGTAGCTCAAAGAAATCGAAGAAGTATAGGATTAACGAGGAGATTAGAGCAAAAAACGTAAGGTTTGTAGGCCAAGAAGGGGGGCCTAAGATAATACCCCTCACAGAAGCCTTAGAGATTGCGAGACAGAGTTCCCTAGATCTAGTAGAGATTTCGCCCGATCAGGACCCCCCAGTTGTAAAGACTATTGATTACAGCAGGTTTAAGTTTGATCAGATAAAAAAAGCTAAGGCCTCTAAGAAAAAACAGAAAATAGTACATCTAAAAGAGATTAAGATGAGACCAGGGATTGATACTCATGATTATGAACATAAGATTAAACATGCTCGAAGTTTTATTGATAACGGTGATAAAGTAAAATTCACTATTATGTTTAGGGGTCGTGAAATAGTGCATTCAGAACTAGGTTTTGAGGTGATGAATAATATTAGGAGTGATTTTAAAGAAATTGCCTTGATTGAGAAGGAACCGTCAAAAGAGGGTAGAAATATAACAATGATCATTGGCCCTATGCCATCAGGAAGTAAAAAAAAGAAGAAGCAATCAGTTAATAGTAGTGAGGTAGAAAGTGCCAAAGATAAAGACTAA
- the thrS gene encoding threonine--tRNA ligase, producing MSDQIQIALPDSSIMTVSDGLSVYHITGKIGQGLQKQALVARINDNLVDLSFIVDSDASIDVLTFDSEEGRDAFWHSSSHLMAQAVKRIFPDAKLAIGPAIENGFYYDFDVKRAFIPEDLDKIEAEMKRINEEDLAISREELSKAEAIDLFKSLNEPYKVELIEEMEGDAVTVYRQGEFVDLCRGPHLLRTSYIKTFKLLSIAGAYWRGDEKNKMLQRIYGVAFPDKKRLKKHLDLLEEAKKRDHRKLGKELDLFSFSNDVGTGLPLWHPNGAVLRFIIDKFETNEHLKRGYKLFNVPHIARANLYQTSGHLDFYSENMYSPIQIDEQDYYLKPMNCPSQIQIYTNSIKSYRDMPYKCFEMGTVYRYERSGVLHGLTRVRGFTVDDAHIFCTEDQVEDEIMEVMDFTFYMLSIFGFDKRNVYLSTEPEKSVGSEANWELATTALKSALEKNNISYSIDPGAGVFYGPKIDIKIRDALGREWQCSTIQVDFNLPERFDLSYIGQDGRKHRPIMIHRALLGSLERFIGILIEHYAGKFPVWLAPVQIMLLNVNEEQKDFTYNLNKRMLSEEIRADSDLRDESITYKVRDAISKKIPYIGVIGNRELEAGTISLRVRGENNSSSIDTEELINKIKEESKGRI from the coding sequence TTGAGTGATCAGATACAAATAGCTCTACCTGATTCCTCTATCATGACAGTAAGTGATGGCTTATCGGTTTATCATATTACTGGCAAAATTGGACAGGGACTCCAGAAGCAGGCATTAGTAGCGAGAATCAACGATAATCTCGTTGACCTCTCATTCATCGTAGACTCAGATGCTTCCATCGATGTGCTGACCTTCGATTCTGAAGAGGGCAGGGATGCCTTTTGGCATTCATCCTCACATTTAATGGCGCAGGCAGTTAAGAGGATATTTCCAGATGCTAAGTTGGCCATTGGGCCAGCTATTGAAAATGGATTCTATTACGATTTTGATGTTAAAAGGGCTTTTATACCAGAGGACTTGGATAAAATTGAAGCGGAGATGAAGAGGATCAATGAGGAGGATCTAGCGATATCCCGTGAGGAACTTAGCAAGGCTGAGGCGATTGATCTTTTTAAATCATTGAATGAGCCATATAAGGTTGAGCTAATTGAGGAGATGGAGGGGGATGCTGTTACAGTATATCGCCAAGGGGAGTTTGTCGATCTCTGTAGGGGACCCCATCTTTTAAGGACTTCATATATCAAGACCTTCAAATTGCTCTCCATTGCAGGCGCTTATTGGCGTGGTGACGAAAAGAATAAGATGCTACAGCGAATCTATGGGGTAGCATTTCCGGATAAAAAGAGATTAAAAAAGCATCTCGATCTTCTTGAAGAGGCAAAAAAGCGCGATCACCGAAAGTTGGGCAAAGAACTGGATCTCTTTTCTTTTAGCAATGATGTTGGCACTGGACTTCCCTTATGGCATCCGAATGGAGCTGTTTTAAGGTTTATTATAGATAAATTTGAGACTAACGAGCATCTAAAGAGAGGATATAAACTCTTTAATGTGCCTCATATTGCACGAGCGAATTTATATCAGACATCAGGTCATTTGGATTTCTACAGTGAAAATATGTATTCGCCAATTCAGATTGATGAGCAGGATTACTACTTGAAGCCGATGAATTGCCCATCTCAGATACAAATATATACAAATAGTATTAAAAGCTATAGAGATATGCCTTATAAGTGTTTTGAGATGGGGACAGTATATAGATACGAGAGATCAGGAGTGCTTCATGGGTTAACAAGGGTCAGAGGATTCACTGTTGATGATGCTCACATCTTTTGTACAGAGGATCAGGTTGAAGATGAGATAATGGAAGTGATGGATTTCACCTTTTATATGCTCAGCATATTCGGATTTGACAAGAGAAATGTATATCTATCAACTGAACCTGAAAAATCGGTAGGGAGTGAGGCTAATTGGGAATTAGCCACCACAGCGCTAAAAAGTGCATTAGAAAAGAATAATATCTCCTATTCAATAGATCCCGGGGCTGGTGTGTTTTACGGTCCGAAAATAGATATAAAAATAAGGGATGCTCTAGGAAGGGAGTGGCAGTGCAGCACAATTCAGGTCGATTTTAATCTTCCTGAACGTTTTGATTTGTCATATATTGGTCAGGATGGGCGAAAACATAGACCGATTATGATACATAGGGCTTTGCTGGGCTCCCTTGAAAGATTTATCGGAATTCTGATCGAGCATTATGCTGGCAAGTTTCCGGTTTGGCTGGCTCCTGTTCAAATTATGCTGTTAAATGTGAATGAAGAACAGAAGGATTTTACATATAACCTTAACAAAAGAATGTTGTCTGAGGAGATTCGAGCTGATTCAGATTTGAGAGACGAGTCCATTACTTACAAGGTAAGGGATGCGATTTCGAAGAAGATTCCTTATATTGGAGTAATCGGTAATAGGGAATTGGAAGCTGGTACTATTTCATTAAGGGTGAGGGGGGAAAACAATTCATCTTCAATTGACACTGAAGAGCTAATAAATAAAATTAAGGAAGAGAGTAAGGGTAGGATTTAG